Proteins co-encoded in one Bacillus infantis NRRL B-14911 genomic window:
- a CDS encoding helix-turn-helix transcriptional regulator — MDKEIIKFIRKNYNLSQREFAKMINCSFSLVALIEIGKRNVSDNIEKKIKNAFGLEAQDIESITSIIKEIGRGMPPFS, encoded by the coding sequence TTGGATAAAGAAATCATTAAGTTTATCAGAAAGAATTATAATCTTTCACAGCGTGAATTCGCCAAAATGATTAATTGCAGCTTTTCACTGGTTGCTTTGATTGAAATCGGGAAACGCAATGTTTCAGACAATATAGAAAAAAAGATTAAAAATGCGTTCGGACTTGAAGCGCAGGATATTGAATCCATTACCAGCATCATTAAGGAAATCGGCCGCGGTATGCCTCCTTTCAGCTAA
- a CDS encoding ABC transporter permease, whose protein sequence is MGKLSKWSSLYLILVFFVLYAPIFYLMFYSFNSGGTMSHFEGFTLDWYKELFADARLLIIVLNTIIIALLSAAISTIIGVAGALAIFYVRKRQVKSTLLSLNNILIVSPDVIIGASFLILFTMIGIKLGFTSVLLSHIAFCVPIVVIMVLPKIQEMSPTLVDAARDLGASRFDVLSKVVLPYITPGIFAGFFMALTYSLDDFAVTFFVTGNGFTTLSVEIYSLARRGVSLNINALSTLLFLFTLILVIGYYFITQKNAKPTGMGVKK, encoded by the coding sequence ATGGGGAAATTATCTAAATGGTCATCACTTTATCTGATCCTTGTATTTTTTGTTCTTTATGCGCCAATATTTTATCTAATGTTTTATTCTTTTAACAGCGGCGGGACAATGTCACATTTCGAAGGGTTCACGCTGGACTGGTATAAAGAGCTTTTTGCTGATGCAAGGCTATTGATAATTGTGCTGAACACCATCATCATTGCCCTGTTGTCGGCTGCCATATCAACGATCATCGGAGTGGCCGGTGCACTTGCCATTTTTTATGTAAGAAAGCGGCAGGTCAAGAGCACACTCTTATCTTTGAACAATATTCTGATCGTCAGCCCCGATGTTATCATCGGTGCTTCCTTCCTGATTTTGTTTACGATGATCGGAATCAAGCTCGGATTTACATCGGTCCTGCTCTCTCACATTGCTTTCTGCGTTCCGATTGTAGTTATAATGGTGCTGCCTAAAATCCAGGAAATGAGCCCTACACTTGTGGACGCTGCGAGGGATCTAGGGGCAAGCCGCTTTGATGTTCTGTCCAAGGTCGTTCTGCCATATATCACACCAGGCATTTTTGCGGGCTTTTTTATGGCCCTAACCTATTCACTTGATGATTTTGCAGTTACTTTCTTTGTAACAGGGAATGGCTTCACCACTTTATCGGTTGAAATCTACTCTCTGGCCCGGCGCGGGGTTTCGCTGAACATCAATGCACTTTCCACGCTGCTGTTCCTGTTCACACTTATACTGG
- the thiT gene encoding energy-coupled thiamine transporter ThiT, whose protein sequence is MKKLGLVALIEASFFAAFAVILDLLPSIKLTPAISISIAMVPIFILSLRWGWKAGFISGFLWGILQIVMGDAWIVTPLQTFIEYFVAFAFIGCAGFLALALQKSLAEGKKGKALGWTAAAIFLGSAGRYFWHFLAGMIFFGSYAPEGMSPFVYSLMINGITMLGSAVLCTAVLWLLLSAAPRLVQRKQVYSAAEEHKLAN, encoded by the coding sequence ATGAAAAAATTAGGGCTGGTTGCCTTGATTGAAGCATCTTTTTTTGCAGCATTCGCTGTTATTCTTGATCTGCTTCCTTCTATTAAACTAACGCCTGCAATATCCATTTCCATTGCAATGGTGCCCATCTTCATACTTTCATTGCGATGGGGCTGGAAAGCGGGCTTCATTTCCGGATTCTTATGGGGGATTCTCCAGATTGTCATGGGCGACGCCTGGATAGTGACGCCCCTGCAGACTTTCATTGAATACTTCGTTGCTTTCGCCTTTATTGGCTGTGCCGGCTTCTTAGCTCTTGCCCTCCAAAAAAGCCTTGCTGAAGGCAAGAAGGGTAAGGCTCTGGGATGGACAGCTGCAGCCATTTTCCTTGGCAGTGCGGGCAGATATTTCTGGCACTTTCTTGCAGGTATGATTTTCTTTGGAAGCTATGCACCTGAAGGGATGTCTCCTTTTGTATATTCTCTCATGATTAATGGGATAACGATGCTCGGGTCAGCTGTCTTATGTACAGCCGTATTGTGGCTCCTCCTTTCTGCAGCGCCGCGCCTGGTACAGAGGAAACAGGTATATTCCGCTGCGGAAGAGCATAAATTGGCGAACTGA
- a CDS encoding ABC transporter permease: MRTNQTRNLYLIPYLLWIVLFVVTPLFLVLYYSFFDIEGQFTFGNYQKFFTPVYLKMTLSSFWYAFLITAFSLLIAYPTAYLLTKTRHKQLWLLMIIIPSWINLLLKAYAFLGIFGTYGAANSFLEVIGIGSRQILFTDFSFVFVSVYIFLPFMILPIFNSLNELNSSLIDASNDLGASPWTTFTRVIFPLTLDGVKSGCQVVFIPALSLFMLTRLIAGNRVITLGTAIEQHFLVTQDWGMGSTIAVFLILTMVIIMLLTGNRRRGA, from the coding sequence ATGAGAACTAATCAGACACGCAACCTGTATCTGATCCCATATTTGCTGTGGATCGTTTTATTTGTCGTGACCCCTTTGTTTTTGGTGCTGTATTATTCATTTTTTGATATAGAAGGGCAGTTCACATTCGGGAACTACCAGAAATTTTTCACGCCCGTTTACCTGAAAATGACTTTGAGCTCTTTCTGGTATGCGTTCCTGATCACTGCCTTTTCTTTACTGATTGCCTATCCGACTGCCTACCTGCTTACGAAGACCAGGCATAAGCAGCTCTGGCTTCTGATGATCATCATTCCTTCCTGGATCAATCTGCTGCTCAAGGCTTATGCTTTTCTCGGCATTTTTGGAACTTACGGGGCAGCCAACAGCTTCCTTGAGGTGATCGGAATAGGTTCAAGGCAGATTCTGTTTACCGATTTCAGTTTTGTTTTTGTATCGGTATACATCTTCCTGCCTTTTATGATTTTGCCGATTTTCAATTCGCTTAACGAATTGAATTCATCGCTCATCGATGCATCCAATGATTTGGGGGCATCACCCTGGACTACTTTTACACGGGTTATTTTCCCGCTGACGCTGGATGGCGTCAAATCCGGCTGCCAGGTTGTATTCATCCCTGCACTTTCCCTCTTCATGCTTACCCGCCTGATTGCAGGGAACAGGGTCATCACCCTGGGCACGGCCATAGAACAGCATTTCCTTGTCACTCAGGATTGGGGGATGGGCTCCACCATTGCCGTATTCCTGATCCTTACGATGGTGATCATCATGCTGCTGACCGGAAATCGCAGGAGGGGGGCATAG
- the dnaN gene encoding DNA polymerase III subunit beta, giving the protein MEFKVNGESIFESISEAARIAGGSHSAAGKLVMIEAHSGGLSVSSGNGDRSVIFEHPLINCRDSGLDILEYGKLAADGRMLSEVIRKIPGRLSIKASTSHKILINSMDKQISAAIAGFPLDQFPDRAHVEFPYIYPLEASDLAAGLRNTAASAAKTSSRPILEGINLAFDENGLTFTATDSSRLAMWKADGSAGFSQSFTLPARNAAELLKLIGKSPSGEAAIYISDSQAVFATSTFRFCSSLLTGRFPSSEKLKPEGCKTELVINRKHLLQGVKRTMIFAGEKRSSLVSIQAKDENSITISSPMSEMGMIEEVQELQSIRGETEASAVINGSYLADALIGTESEYIKIRLYGTMKPILISSPGEANYFHLISPVRTASGMFLGKGQVQNQD; this is encoded by the coding sequence ATGGAATTTAAAGTAAATGGTGAGAGTATTTTTGAAAGCATCAGTGAGGCGGCAAGAATCGCAGGGGGAAGCCATAGTGCTGCTGGCAAACTCGTTATGATAGAAGCACACAGCGGAGGCCTTTCTGTCTCTTCCGGAAACGGGGACCGCTCTGTGATCTTTGAGCACCCATTAATAAACTGCAGGGATTCTGGCCTGGATATATTGGAATATGGAAAGCTGGCAGCTGATGGAAGAATGCTTTCTGAAGTCATCAGGAAAATACCTGGCCGTTTAAGCATCAAAGCTTCCACTTCACATAAAATCCTGATTAATTCAATGGACAAGCAGATTTCCGCAGCGATTGCGGGTTTCCCGCTAGACCAGTTTCCTGATAGAGCACATGTAGAGTTTCCTTATATATATCCATTGGAAGCATCTGATCTTGCAGCAGGATTGAGGAATACAGCTGCATCTGCGGCCAAAACAAGCTCAAGGCCAATCCTGGAAGGCATCAATCTGGCATTTGATGAAAACGGGCTGACATTCACGGCGACAGATTCAAGCCGGCTTGCCATGTGGAAAGCTGACGGCTCTGCTGGGTTCAGCCAGTCATTTACTCTCCCGGCAAGAAATGCAGCAGAATTGCTCAAATTGATAGGCAAGTCACCAAGCGGAGAAGCAGCCATTTATATATCTGATTCACAGGCCGTATTCGCCACATCAACATTCCGTTTCTGCTCTTCGCTTTTGACCGGCAGATTTCCCTCTTCTGAGAAACTGAAGCCGGAAGGGTGCAAAACAGAGTTAGTCATCAATAGGAAGCACCTTCTTCAAGGTGTCAAGCGGACAATGATATTTGCTGGAGAAAAAAGAAGCTCTCTTGTTTCCATCCAAGCCAAGGATGAAAACTCCATCACTATATCTTCCCCAATGTCTGAAATGGGCATGATCGAGGAGGTGCAGGAATTGCAGAGCATCAGAGGAGAAACAGAAGCTTCAGCAGTAATAAATGGGAGTTATCTGGCGGATGCGCTGATAGGAACAGAGTCAGAATATATTAAAATAAGGCTTTATGGGACAATGAAGCCAATCCTGATCTCTTCCCCTGGGGAGGCAAACTATTTTCACCTTATTTCTCCTGTCAGGACTGCATCAGGGATGTTCCTTGGCAAGGGACAGGTTCAGAATCAAGATTAA
- a CDS encoding NUDIX hydrolase — translation MFIVNVEGAVHRGGKWLIGKRSSQESHAGGMLALIGGKAEKEGHSTDVLERTVKREILEETGVLIKDGMEYVCSSSFITDDGYHVIDIVFLCEYQSGEASPVCPDENEEVMWMSIREILEQPDAPEWLTRSITAAEDLLRKKEMSKRGRRI, via the coding sequence ATGTTCATAGTAAATGTTGAAGGAGCAGTCCACAGAGGAGGTAAATGGCTGATCGGAAAAAGAAGCAGCCAGGAAAGCCATGCCGGGGGAATGCTGGCTCTGATCGGAGGCAAGGCGGAGAAGGAGGGTCATTCCACAGATGTTTTGGAAAGAACAGTAAAAAGAGAAATCCTGGAGGAAACAGGTGTACTGATTAAAGATGGAATGGAGTATGTATGCAGCAGTTCTTTCATTACGGATGACGGATATCATGTGATTGACATTGTTTTTCTGTGTGAATACCAAAGCGGTGAAGCCAGTCCAGTCTGTCCTGATGAAAACGAGGAAGTGATGTGGATGAGCATCAGAGAAATCCTTGAACAGCCGGATGCACCTGAATGGCTGACGCGGAGCATTACGGCTGCAGAAGATTTATTGCGGAAAAAAGAAATGTCTAAAAGAGGCAGGCGGATTTAG
- a CDS encoding ABC transporter ATP-binding protein: MTDKFIIRFEDVTKQYDNDSPVLDAVSFDIERGKFYTLLGPSGCGKTTILRLIAGFIEPTEGSIFFNGQKINKVPANRRQVNTVFQDYALFPHLNVFENVAFGLRIKKMKNQEINEQVKEALKFVNLEGYEQREIKEMSGGQRQRVAIARAIVNKPEVILLDEPLSALDLKLRTEMQYELRELQRRLGITFIFVTHDQEEALALSDEIFVLNKGRIEQSGTPTDIYDEPVNRFVADFIGESNIVEGTMLTDYQVEFAGRKFECVDAGFDLNERVEVVIRPEDMEITPSEQGKLQVRVDSQLFRGVHYEISCFDKDGNEWLVHSTRKAKVGDEIGLHFDPEAIHVMRPGESEEEFDRRLEAYQEESHEN; encoded by the coding sequence ATGACAGATAAGTTTATTATCCGCTTTGAAGATGTTACAAAACAATATGACAATGACAGTCCGGTTCTGGACGCCGTCAGCTTTGATATAGAAAGGGGAAAGTTCTACACGCTCCTTGGTCCTTCAGGCTGCGGAAAAACGACGATCCTGCGCCTGATTGCGGGTTTCATCGAACCGACAGAAGGATCCATTTTCTTCAATGGACAAAAAATCAATAAAGTGCCTGCCAACAGGAGGCAGGTCAATACCGTGTTCCAGGACTATGCACTTTTCCCGCATTTGAATGTATTTGAAAACGTGGCATTCGGATTGCGCATCAAAAAAATGAAAAACCAGGAAATCAATGAGCAGGTGAAAGAGGCGCTCAAGTTTGTCAACCTGGAAGGATATGAACAGAGGGAAATCAAAGAGATGTCAGGAGGGCAGAGGCAGCGTGTCGCGATTGCGAGGGCAATTGTCAATAAACCGGAAGTCATCCTGCTGGATGAGCCCCTTTCTGCACTGGACCTGAAGCTGCGTACAGAAATGCAGTACGAGCTGCGGGAGCTTCAGAGAAGGCTTGGCATTACGTTTATATTTGTCACCCATGACCAGGAAGAGGCGCTTGCTCTTTCTGATGAAATCTTTGTGCTGAACAAAGGCCGGATTGAGCAGAGCGGAACGCCAACTGATATTTATGATGAGCCTGTCAACCGGTTTGTGGCCGACTTCATCGGTGAGTCCAACATCGTCGAAGGGACCATGCTAACCGATTATCAGGTTGAATTTGCAGGCAGGAAATTTGAATGTGTAGACGCCGGCTTCGATTTGAATGAAAGGGTTGAAGTGGTCATCAGGCCGGAGGATATGGAAATTACTCCGAGCGAGCAGGGCAAACTTCAGGTACGTGTAGATTCACAGCTATTCAGGGGAGTTCATTATGAAATTTCCTGCTTTGATAAAGATGGGAATGAATGGCTTGTCCATTCTACACGAAAGGCAAAAGTAGGGGATGAAATAGGCCTTCATTTTGATCCGGAAGCCATCCATGTCATGAGGCCGGGAGAATCTGAGGAAGAATTTGACCGCAGGCTGGAGGCTTATCAAGAGGAAAGCCATGAGAACTAA